One window from the genome of Cuculus canorus isolate bCucCan1 chromosome 12, bCucCan1.pri, whole genome shotgun sequence encodes:
- the RSL24D1 gene encoding probable ribosome biogenesis protein RLP24, with protein sequence MRIEKCYFCSGPIYPGHGVMFVRNDCKIFRFCKSKCHRNFKKKRNPRKMRWTKAFRKAAGKELTVDNSFEFEKRRNEPVKYQRELWNKTVDAMKRVEEIKQKRQARFIMNRLKKSKELQKAQDIKEVKQSIHLLRAPHAGTPKQLEDKMVQKLQEDVAMEEDS encoded by the exons ATGCGGATCGAGAAGTGCTACTTCTGCTCGGGGCCCATCTACCCGGGACACGGCGTCATGTTCGTGCGCAACGACTGCAAG ATATTTAGATTCTGCAAATCAAAATGCCacagaaactttaaaaagaagagaaatccCAGAAAGATGAGATGGACCAAAGCATTCCGGAAAGCGGCTGGCAAAGAATTGACAGTG GATAATTCATTTGAGTTTGAAAAACGTAGAAATGAACCAGTGAAATACCAGAGAGAGTTGTGGAATAAGACTG ttGATGCAATGAAGAGAGTggaggaaataaagcaaaaacgCCAAGCCAGATTTATAATGAACAG gttaaagaagagcaaagagtTGCAGAAGGCACAAGACATCAAAGAAGTCAAACAGAGTATCCACCTCCTTCGTGCTCCACATGCGG gCACACCGAAACAGCTGGAGGACAAAATGGTGCAGAAGCTACAAGAGGATGTGGCTATGGAAGAAGactcttaa